The Methanoculleus thermophilus genome includes a window with the following:
- a CDS encoding carboxypeptidase regulatory-like domain-containing protein: protein MADRRLIIALLLSCALLCCSAQAVTLRINVADEKTGSALVDASIYIDGSYVGSTASDGIYSYYHSGKKDLRLKVARTGYKDWVGYVDADKTSIFVDMERKDETLTFELYDSATLEPIRGALVRIEGEGTSSSGTTGSDGSVDFSVKAGAVYNVEIRASGYYDLTKTVQMESGGQIVQYWLFRSDLLAIQVRDSATLDPIAGAEVYVDGKRAGATDSAGRLPLNLQREMRYSFKVTAPDYQPYQEERYLDADTVLLRADLSKSAYPLSITAFDEATKPIAGAEVYLNGTFKGKTNQYGRFALSDIHAGAYEIQVRAPGYVDWSEMRQISGQAEDIIAELSYDRASVTIRAEGPDRKVIADAVIVIDGQVAGVTDSLGCLRTELVTNKVHVIAAARDGYQNVSINQEIPLGTTEFTIPLVMEPNFNIWMLVAGIGIVALIVFVAIFIVRQRQARRVGQGPGRSRGRDSL from the coding sequence ATGGCAGATCGTCGTCTCATCATAGCACTTCTCCTCTCCTGCGCCCTTCTCTGCTGCTCGGCGCAGGCGGTCACCCTCCGGATCAACGTGGCCGATGAGAAGACTGGGAGCGCGCTCGTTGATGCTTCTATATACATCGATGGCAGTTATGTTGGAAGCACTGCATCCGACGGCATTTACTCATACTATCACTCCGGAAAAAAGGACCTGCGCCTGAAGGTGGCCCGGACGGGCTACAAGGACTGGGTCGGTTACGTTGATGCCGATAAGACCAGCATCTTCGTCGATATGGAGCGCAAAGACGAGACCCTCACGTTCGAGCTCTACGACTCAGCGACCCTGGAGCCGATCCGCGGTGCCCTGGTGCGCATCGAAGGCGAAGGAACCTCCTCTTCGGGAACCACCGGGAGCGACGGGAGCGTCGACTTCTCGGTGAAGGCGGGTGCGGTCTACAACGTCGAGATCCGGGCATCCGGCTACTACGATCTCACCAAGACCGTGCAGATGGAGAGCGGCGGCCAGATCGTCCAGTACTGGCTCTTCAGGAGCGATCTCCTGGCTATCCAGGTCCGGGACAGCGCGACCCTGGACCCCATCGCGGGTGCGGAGGTCTACGTCGACGGTAAGCGCGCCGGGGCGACCGACAGCGCCGGCAGGCTGCCGCTCAACCTGCAGCGGGAGATGCGCTACTCCTTTAAGGTCACGGCCCCGGACTACCAGCCCTATCAGGAAGAGCGCTATCTCGATGCCGATACCGTGCTGCTCCGGGCAGATCTCTCGAAGTCTGCATACCCGCTCTCGATAACAGCCTTCGATGAAGCGACAAAACCAATCGCGGGCGCGGAGGTCTACCTTAACGGAACGTTCAAGGGCAAGACCAACCAGTATGGCAGGTTCGCCCTCTCCGATATCCATGCAGGGGCTTACGAGATCCAGGTGAGGGCGCCCGGTTACGTGGACTGGAGCGAGATGCGCCAGATCTCCGGACAGGCGGAGGATATCATCGCCGAACTCTCGTATGACCGGGCAAGTGTGACCATCCGCGCAGAAGGCCCCGACCGGAAAGTGATTGCCGATGCAGTCATCGTCATCGATGGTCAGGTTGCCGGGGTGACCGACAGTCTGGGATGCCTCAGGACGGAGCTTGTCACGAACAAGGTGCATGTCATCGCCGCCGCACGCGACGGTTACCAGAACGTCTCGATTAACCAGGAGATCCCCCTCGGCACGACCGAGTTCACCATCCCGCTCGTCATGGAGCCAAACTTCAATATCTGGATGCTCGTCGCCGGGATAGGGATTGTCGCCTTGATCGTCTTCGTAGCGATCTTCATCGTGCGGCAGAGACAGGCCAGGCGGGTCGGGCAGGGCCCGGGCAGGTCTCGCGGCCGAGACAGCCTGTAA
- a CDS encoding AMP phosphorylase, whose product MKLTVKLLDIANKGVLLHCTDAQEMRVRDGDRVQIIDETTGKTAQAHVDTTGSLIEPGVIGVYRPLNATLAVDEGTPVVVRSAERPRSLLHIKKKMDGGRFTKDETMDIVRDIVNDTLSPGEITAYVTASYIHGLDMDEVEHLTRAMVETGEHLRFTRHPVVDKHSIGGVPGNKISLLIVPIIAASGLMIPKTSSRAITGAGGTADLMEVLAPVSFTALEVQQMTEKVGGAIVWGGATNIAPADDKIITYEYPFKIDARGQMIASVMAKKFAVGADLVVIDIPIGRNTKIPTAQDGRKLAREFIELGERLGMRVECALSYGESLVGHTIGPNLEVHEALAVLEGATEPNSLIQKSLSLAGIALEMAGKAAPGQGYQMAAEILRSGKALEKMRQIIEIQGGNPDVKAEDIVPGEYRFDVRAPQDGYVIELNNSALVTLARLAGSPNDHGAGLFIHAKKGTRVRKGDPIFTIYADREWRLERAIEVGRTLMPVVVEGMVLERIPSERWV is encoded by the coding sequence ATGAAGCTGACAGTGAAACTCCTCGACATCGCAAACAAGGGGGTCCTCCTCCACTGCACCGACGCACAGGAGATGCGGGTCCGCGACGGCGACCGCGTCCAGATCATCGACGAAACGACGGGAAAGACCGCCCAGGCCCACGTCGACACCACCGGTTCGCTCATCGAGCCCGGCGTCATCGGGGTTTACCGGCCGCTGAACGCCACGCTCGCCGTAGACGAAGGAACTCCTGTTGTGGTCCGGAGTGCCGAGCGGCCCCGCTCCCTCCTGCACATCAAGAAGAAGATGGACGGCGGTCGGTTCACGAAGGACGAGACCATGGATATCGTGAGGGATATCGTCAACGATACTCTCTCGCCGGGCGAGATCACCGCCTACGTCACCGCGTCCTACATCCACGGCCTCGATATGGATGAGGTCGAACACCTGACGAGGGCCATGGTCGAGACCGGGGAACACCTCCGGTTCACCCGGCACCCCGTCGTCGACAAGCACTCCATCGGAGGGGTCCCCGGGAACAAGATCTCACTCCTGATCGTCCCGATCATCGCCGCGAGCGGCCTTATGATCCCGAAGACCAGCTCCCGGGCCATCACCGGTGCCGGCGGGACCGCGGACCTCATGGAAGTCCTCGCGCCGGTCTCGTTTACAGCGCTAGAGGTGCAGCAGATGACCGAGAAGGTCGGCGGCGCGATCGTCTGGGGCGGGGCCACGAACATCGCTCCGGCCGATGACAAGATCATCACCTACGAGTACCCGTTCAAGATCGACGCTCGGGGTCAGATGATCGCGAGCGTCATGGCCAAGAAGTTCGCGGTCGGCGCCGACCTCGTGGTCATCGATATCCCCATCGGCCGGAACACCAAGATCCCAACGGCCCAGGACGGCCGGAAACTCGCCCGTGAGTTCATCGAACTCGGGGAGCGGCTCGGTATGCGGGTTGAGTGCGCATTAAGCTACGGAGAGTCGCTCGTCGGCCACACCATCGGCCCGAACCTCGAGGTGCATGAGGCGCTCGCCGTCCTCGAAGGGGCGACAGAGCCCAACTCCCTGATCCAGAAGAGCCTCTCGCTTGCCGGGATCGCGCTTGAGATGGCCGGGAAAGCCGCACCGGGGCAGGGGTATCAGATGGCTGCAGAGATCCTCCGGAGCGGCAAGGCGCTTGAGAAGATGCGCCAGATCATCGAGATCCAGGGCGGCAATCCCGATGTGAAGGCCGAGGATATCGTCCCCGGCGAGTACCGGTTCGACGTGAGGGCACCGCAGGACGGCTACGTCATCGAGCTCAACAACAGCGCGCTCGTCACGCTCGCCCGCCTTGCAGGGTCTCCCAACGATCACGGCGCAGGGCTCTTCATCCACGCAAAGAAGGGAACCCGGGTCCGGAAGGGCGACCCCATCTTTACCATCTACGCGGATCGCGAATGGCGGCTTGAGCGTGCAATCGAGGTCGGTAGAACCCTGATGCCGGTGGTCGTCGAAGGGATGGTCCTTGAGCGGATTCCATCCGAACGCTGGGTCTAA
- a CDS encoding dCTP deaminase, with product MILSSSEILRRLKAGDLIIDPYHSASLQPASYDLRVAEETILPRGRCTLVPSIERVELPKDLAATLRCRSSLARRGVLLGGGFVDPGFRGQLTLCLTNAGAEEIRLAEGDRVVQMILQEVLNGDRLYEGRYQDSQGAVHSR from the coding sequence ATGATCCTCTCGTCCAGCGAAATCCTTCGCCGGCTCAAAGCCGGTGACCTTATCATCGATCCATACCATAGTGCGTCTCTGCAGCCCGCCTCCTACGACCTCCGGGTAGCCGAGGAGACCATACTCCCGCGCGGAAGATGCACCCTCGTCCCCTCGATCGAGCGGGTGGAACTCCCAAAAGACCTCGCAGCAACCCTCCGGTGCCGTTCGTCGCTTGCCCGCCGGGGCGTCCTCCTCGGTGGGGGGTTTGTAGACCCGGGATTCCGCGGCCAGTTGACGCTCTGCCTGACGAATGCCGGTGCTGAGGAGATCCGCCTTGCGGAGGGTGACCGGGTCGTGCAGATGATTCTCCAGGAAGTATTGAACGGCGATCGGCTATACGAGGGCCGATATCAGGACAGCCAGGGCGCGGTGCATTCACGATGA
- a CDS encoding type II toxin-antitoxin system HicA family toxin: MYYLRAAGLGAGLGNHRTIEPVVTRSGTTYPAAKRISCSGTITEWGHGVGRLRGIKGHEAVRAFVRAGGVMRQGKGDHVNIKMPSGAIITLPWSKELKIGLLTAAIKKAGLTEEEFLALL, from the coding sequence TTGTACTACTTAAGGGCGGCAGGTCTGGGGGCCGGGTTGGGGAATCACAGGACGATAGAGCCAGTCGTCACTCGCAGCGGCACGACCTACCCGGCAGCGAAACGGATATCCTGCAGTGGAACCATTACTGAATGGGGGCATGGTGTGGGAAGACTTCGGGGAATCAAAGGTCACGAGGCAGTGCGGGCCTTTGTGCGGGCAGGCGGCGTGATGCGGCAGGGAAAAGGCGATCATGTCAACATTAAAATGCCATCAGGAGCGATCATAACTCTGCCTTGGTCGAAGGAGTTAAAGATCGGGCTTCTTACGGCGGCAATAAAGAAAGCTGGTTTAACTGAGGAAGAGTTTCTCGCGTTACTTTAA
- a CDS encoding Ig-like domain-containing protein yields MKTWTYACLIIGVLFFVIPTGAAIPDTIELSTDTPWLTAGSKDPATITVRVSNSTENTPLPGVTVDLRVESTYGTISPARVVTDGAGRATALFTPGTKSGNAAITAMIPDGSLVASVDQPIDHAVPRVIANWWCSQDVIAGEKARVIVWLEDEYGNPVDNRNIAEKVRFAAGMIEGGTGGVFDGGKDSVSVEVDENGCAIVEFRVDTVAGENLIFIQPPEPIEGLCIPITGVGGVPSTITQAVVPASGSVPADGKTMISLTYTLFDRYGNPSVGQDLWVNATMKRPGQQDKRESRLLVSNSDGQVKITYGPEDSIGRATITATTAANSSVSVSQEVEFTSTEPVNMLLSASPQTMPSRDVNDGSVSHLRAKVIDERGNPVGGERVSFEIISVNCAPYVQTREPELVTTWAYTDGNGSAIVDFRPGMFTTDRSEEGWSDTATGTAVVRATWENVTRDIVLAWKNYPYLSVETSVSPETVAVDNTTDVTVRLRGDGWALQPDPIDVVLVIDRSGSMGGTDVLPTRMAAAKSAASDFVDQMNFVCDRVALVSFSFGATLDQGLTSDPDEIKRAINKLSPDGATNMRMAYYTAIKYLKENGRPDAVKAVILMGDGDWNYHGSPLAKGIGYADNNRYLTSDWYSSPYWAPLSGYRWSGSSYSFSSEKYEWYHDLPGPKGDANVLRELDRGDWYDTKEKKWVRIRPDSWTCDNGQYTNQNMSVYANSGGETNKVKIYSIGFASNLDWRVERDLSILSSATGGRYVWAGNEDDLRRVYTEIAGELRTEAGVDTKLDIAFENVEVNERFESGADVFDYVHETGVSTTVESWVDNETGRRVVTPKHTIDQTDDWNDDHNLHFDIGTMRLGQTWETTFRLKVLKEGNINIFGPGSTITFNNGTDTLALPDTFITAYPLNNTGLDFRSLEISNLRFTGVEPVTEFLPVAWDLNYTGLYTVTEDLFYSNNNGYSWVKFDTRHATNTTTHDTSTLDVRGLPAGKYIIRVTGYAPDTGDSSAWLDQEVVVGTNRSAYIQIQ; encoded by the coding sequence ATGAAGACCTGGACGTATGCGTGCCTGATTATAGGGGTCCTTTTCTTTGTGATCCCGACAGGAGCGGCGATACCGGATACGATTGAACTTTCTACTGATACCCCGTGGTTGACGGCGGGGAGCAAAGATCCCGCGACTATAACTGTGCGGGTCTCGAACAGTACCGAGAACACCCCCCTTCCCGGGGTTACCGTTGACCTGAGGGTGGAGAGCACATATGGCACCATCTCTCCCGCCCGGGTGGTGACGGACGGTGCTGGCAGAGCAACGGCGCTCTTTACCCCTGGGACAAAGAGTGGGAATGCAGCGATCACAGCGATGATCCCGGATGGGTCCTTGGTCGCGAGCGTTGACCAGCCGATAGATCACGCGGTCCCGCGTGTTATTGCCAATTGGTGGTGCTCGCAGGATGTTATCGCAGGCGAGAAGGCGAGAGTCATCGTCTGGCTGGAGGACGAGTACGGGAACCCGGTCGATAACCGCAACATAGCCGAGAAGGTGCGTTTTGCGGCAGGCATGATTGAGGGGGGCACCGGCGGGGTGTTTGATGGGGGTAAGGACTCTGTCTCCGTCGAAGTAGATGAGAACGGATGCGCTATTGTGGAGTTCCGGGTCGATACCGTGGCCGGAGAGAACCTTATCTTCATCCAGCCGCCGGAGCCGATTGAGGGTCTGTGCATCCCAATCACGGGTGTTGGAGGGGTGCCGTCCACCATCACACAGGCTGTTGTCCCTGCCAGTGGTTCGGTCCCGGCTGACGGAAAGACGATGATATCGCTCACCTACACTCTGTTCGACAGGTATGGGAACCCCTCAGTCGGGCAGGACCTCTGGGTGAACGCCACGATGAAGCGGCCCGGGCAGCAGGACAAGCGAGAGAGCCGGCTTCTTGTCTCCAACTCCGATGGGCAGGTGAAGATCACCTACGGGCCTGAGGACTCGATCGGTCGTGCGACCATCACCGCCACGACCGCCGCGAACTCGAGTGTGAGTGTATCACAGGAAGTGGAGTTTACCAGCACCGAGCCGGTGAACATGCTCCTCTCTGCAAGCCCGCAGACGATGCCGAGCCGAGACGTCAACGACGGCTCCGTCTCGCACCTCCGGGCCAAGGTGATCGACGAGAGAGGGAACCCGGTAGGGGGGGAACGGGTCTCGTTTGAGATCATATCGGTGAACTGTGCACCATACGTTCAGACCCGGGAGCCGGAACTGGTGACGACATGGGCTTATACCGACGGGAACGGCTCCGCGATCGTTGACTTCCGGCCGGGTATGTTCACGACCGACCGGAGCGAGGAGGGCTGGAGCGACACCGCGACCGGCACGGCGGTCGTCCGGGCAACATGGGAGAACGTCACCCGGGATATCGTTCTCGCCTGGAAGAACTACCCTTACCTCTCGGTGGAGACCTCCGTCTCCCCTGAGACGGTTGCGGTGGATAACACAACCGATGTCACGGTCCGCCTCCGTGGCGACGGCTGGGCTCTTCAGCCGGACCCGATTGATGTGGTGCTGGTGATCGACAGATCGGGGAGTATGGGGGGGACGGACGTACTCCCGACAAGGATGGCGGCGGCAAAGAGTGCGGCGAGTGATTTTGTCGACCAGATGAACTTTGTATGCGACCGGGTGGCTCTGGTCTCGTTCTCTTTCGGTGCCACGCTGGACCAGGGGTTAACCAGTGACCCTGATGAGATAAAGAGAGCGATAAACAAATTGTCGCCAGACGGTGCGACAAACATGAGGATGGCGTATTATACTGCGATCAAGTACCTTAAGGAGAATGGAAGACCCGATGCGGTCAAAGCAGTCATCCTCATGGGTGATGGCGACTGGAATTACCATGGCTCACCGCTCGCAAAAGGCATAGGTTACGCGGATAATAATCGCTATCTCACCAGCGATTGGTATTCGTCTCCATACTGGGCGCCTCTGTCTGGATATCGGTGGAGCGGGAGCAGTTACAGTTTCTCAAGCGAGAAGTACGAGTGGTACCATGATCTTCCGGGACCGAAAGGCGATGCGAATGTTCTGAGAGAGTTGGACCGGGGAGACTGGTATGACACCAAGGAGAAAAAGTGGGTCCGCATCCGCCCCGATAGCTGGACCTGTGATAACGGCCAATACACCAACCAGAACATGTCGGTGTATGCCAACAGTGGCGGTGAAACGAACAAAGTGAAGATCTACAGCATTGGTTTTGCGTCGAACCTGGATTGGCGCGTCGAGAGGGATCTCAGCATCCTGTCTAGCGCAACTGGTGGGAGATATGTCTGGGCCGGCAACGAGGACGACCTCCGGAGGGTTTACACCGAGATCGCCGGCGAGCTTCGGACCGAGGCCGGTGTCGACACCAAACTTGACATCGCCTTTGAGAACGTCGAGGTGAACGAGAGATTCGAATCCGGAGCCGACGTCTTCGATTACGTCCACGAGACCGGGGTCTCGACGACCGTCGAGAGCTGGGTGGATAATGAGACTGGGCGCCGTGTGGTAACACCAAAGCACACCATCGACCAGACCGACGATTGGAACGATGACCACAACCTCCATTTCGATATCGGCACCATGCGGCTCGGTCAGACCTGGGAGACGACGTTCCGCCTCAAGGTGTTGAAGGAAGGTAACATCAATATCTTTGGCCCGGGCTCGACGATCACGTTCAACAACGGCACCGATACATTGGCGCTCCCTGACACCTTCATCACGGCCTATCCGCTGAACAACACGGGATTGGACTTCCGGAGCCTTGAGATCAGCAACCTTCGATTCACCGGAGTGGAGCCGGTCACCGAATTCCTCCCGGTCGCCTGGGATCTCAATTATACCGGTCTCTATACCGTGACGGAGGATCTCTTCTACTCCAACAATAACGGCTACTCCTGGGTGAAGTTCGACACGCGCCACGCTACGAACACGACAACGCACGATACATCCACGCTGGACGTGCGCGGTCTTCCTGCCGGCAAGTACATCATCAGGGTTACCGGCTATGCGCCGGATACAGGGGATTCCTCGGCCTGGCTGGACCAGGAAGTGGTTGTTGGGACAAACCGGAGCGCGTACATCCAGATCCAATGA
- a CDS encoding type II toxin-antitoxin system HicB family antitoxin, giving the protein MEFTVVIQKAEEGGFWAEVPALPGCYSQGETVEETLENIREAIEGHVEALRQEGQGVPPEEDLIIGRVRVSEGVA; this is encoded by the coding sequence ATGGAGTTTACTGTTGTGATCCAGAAGGCTGAAGAAGGAGGGTTCTGGGCAGAAGTCCCGGCGCTTCCCGGGTGCTACTCCCAGGGAGAGACAGTCGAGGAGACATTGGAGAACATCCGGGAAGCGATCGAAGGGCACGTGGAAGCGTTGCGGCAGGAGGGGCAGGGAGTTCCCCCGGAGGAAGACCTGATCATCGGCAGGGTCCGGGTCTCCGAAG